A stretch of the Amia ocellicauda isolate fAmiCal2 chromosome 10, fAmiCal2.hap1, whole genome shotgun sequence genome encodes the following:
- the LOC136759851 gene encoding UAP56-interacting factor: MGDSIADPAPMEVEGSSEKIDMSLDDIIKLNRKEQKFTQEKTFKDKKKEIANRNRLAGKINRQQWAPFRRGAYYLQSAPYRLRFMGQDLHEFNRRMPYNLRKTTLATKGVSPLNRKAWSAKGKQVGGVVPTNRLGEQFRQLKTQPQFRKKFWQPFRGPSTTSRRTSQENRGQSLEQIQHQQMQGRQSQISINRRFNTRRNNGNIVEKYQKTRSWRQIPSPGSILTVSVPNSKAAPETGFRVKRPALPEGSTEGVHVSPPKPKGIPLRYNFKAIANQTRVTLDERFTCLKIRGSSGGARRGRRTVMLQ, from the exons ATGGGAGACAGCATAGCAGATCCAGCGCCCATGGAGGTAGAAGGCAGCTCAGAGAAGATTGatatgtcacttg ATGATATTATCAAGCTCAACAGAAAGGAACAGAAATTCACTCAAGAAAAAACGTTCAAGGACAAAAAAAAGGAGATTGCTAACAGAAACAGACTAGCTgggaaaataaacagacaacagTGGGCCCCGTTCAGAAGAGGGGCATATTACCTGCAGTCAG CACCCTACCGACTAAGGTTCATGGGTCAAGACTTGCATGAGTTCAACAGGAGAATGCCTTATAATTTGAGAAAGACCACTTTAGCCACTAAAGGAGTGAGCCCCCTAAACCGCAAAGCCTGGAGTGCTAAG GGAAAACAAGTGGGAGGTGTTGTTCCAACCAATAGATTGGGTGAGCAGTTTAGGCAACTCAAAACCCAACCACAGTTCAGGAAGAAGTTCTGGCAACCTTTCAGAGGTCCTTCAACTACGTCAAGAAG GACCTCACAGGAAAACAGGGGACAAAGTCTAGAACAAATACAACACCAGCAGATGCAGGGGAGGCAAAGTCAAATCAGCATCAACAGAAGG TTTAATACTCGAAGAAACAATGGGAACATAGTGGAGAAATATCAGAAAACTAGAAG CTGGAGACAAATTCCATCACCTGGTTCCATCTTAACGGTCTCTGTCCCTAACTCAAAGGCAGCTCCTGAAACAGG TTTTAGGGTTAAGCGGCCAGCTTTGCCAGAAGGATCCACAGAAGGTGTACATGTCTCGCCCCCTAAGCCAAAAGGAATCCCTCTGAGATACAACTTTAAAGCCATAGCCAACCAG ACGAGAGTCACTCTGGATGAACGCTTCACGTGTCTGAAGATCAGAGGTAGCTCGGGGGGGGCACGAAGAGGGAGACGGACAGTGATGCTGCAGTGA